The following is a genomic window from Crocinitomicaceae bacterium.
GTTATTGATATCAACGTAGGCGGACAAGGAACAATTGGTGGCCCAGGCTACAATGGTGGTGGAACAGGTAACTTTTCAACGGATGGAAATTTAGTAAATGGTTCTGCCGGTGGTGGTGGATCAACCAATGTGAATTTAAATGGTAGCCCAATTATCATTGCTGCAGGCGGTGGTGGTGCCGGCGGAGGATCTTATTCTTTTGGTGCTGAAACCAATATTGGTGGTGACGGTGGTTGTGCAACAGGTCAGGCTCCTTCTCCAGGTTCACCTTGGATTGGAACCGGTGGTGGTGGTGGAACACAATTTGCTCCGGGTGCCGGTGGTGCTCCATGGGCTGGTGTTCCTACAGGTGGTTTTGCCGGTGTAGGCGGAACAGGTGGTCAAGGTGGAATTTGGCAAACTGCTCCTGGTGGCGGTGGCGGTGGCGGCTACTTTGGCGGTGGCGGTGGCGGTAATGATGGTTGCTGTACCGGCGCTAATGGTGGCGCAGGTGGCGGTGGCGGATCAAGTCTTGTACCTGGTGGTGCCGGATGTACGCAAGGTGCTAATACCGGAAACGGATATGTAACTATAACTTATACCGGCGGCGGATCAACTGCTTCTCTTTCTCCGGCTGCAATTTGTGAAGGCTCAACTACAACTTTATCTTTGGTTGGTTCTGTAAGTCCCTTTAACTGGGAAAGTTCTTCTGATGGTGGTGTAACTTGGACTACCATGCCGGGTGCAACAACAACTCCTTATGTTACCGGTGCACTTTCTCAAGACATGTGTTACAGAGCTTTTGAACCAGGCGGTGGATGTTCTGGTACATCATATTCTAACGTTATTTGTGTTACTGTAAATCCAATGCCTACACCTAACGCCGGTTTGGATGATACTATTTGTTTTCCTACCGGTTATGTTCTGCAAGGAACTTCAGCTGGTGGTACAACTGCATGGACTCAATATACAGGTGCTGGTGCAACTGCATTTGCTCCTAGTGCAGCGGTATTGAATGCCACAGCTACTCCAACTGCTGCGGGTGCGTATCAATATATTTTATCTGAATCTGACCCAAGCGGTATTTGTCCGGCAGGTAAAGATACTGTAGCAATTTTCTTTGCAGATGAAAATCATACAACATCTTTCACTGACCCAACATGTAACGGATACGCTGATGGATCAATCACCATTACATCTACCGGAAATATCGGTGCAATTAATTATAGTTATGACGGCGGAGCTTCTTACGTTGCATCTAATACATCTGGCTTGACAATGCCTGCCGGAACTTATACCGTTATCTCAGAAGATTATTTCGGATGTTCACATCAAAGTGTTGTGACTTTAACTGATCCTCCATTGGTGATTGTTTCTGTTTCTAACGATACTACGGTTTGTGAAAATGGTACAGCAACTGTTTCTGCAAGTGCTACCGGTGGAACAACTTATTCATATCATTGGTCAATGACTGCTGACCTCGGAGCAGTTCAAACAGTGAGCCCTACCGTTGCTGAAAATATTACCGTGTTTGCTGAAAATGAAGTGGGCTGCGTATCTGCTCCTTTGGATATTGACATTACACTGCATGCTCCAATCACAGCAACAATTACGGTGAATGATAGTATTTGTCCGGGTTATGATTCTCAGCATACTGTTGTGCCTGCCGGTGGATACATGGGATACAACTATGCATGGACAGCAAATGGATCAGCCATCATGGCGGTGAATCCTGTGCTTGATATTAACCCAACTTCAAATACAAATTATTGTGTAACGGTTACTGATGCCTGTGAAAGTACTCCACGTGTTGTGTGCACGGCTACTATTATGCGTGAAGTTCCAAATCCAATTTTTACTTCTGATACTACGCAAGGTTGTTCACCAACTATTATTGAATTCCAAGATTTGACAACTTTGATGGCTCCTGCCTATGTTGATTCAGTTACTTGGATCATTGAAGGAATTATGTACCATGATCTGGTACCATTCAGTCATACGTTTGTAAATGTGGGTTCTTATGATATTTGGTTTGAGGTTTATACCAACTACGGTTGTCATAATTCTATTACTGTGGATGATTATATTACAGTACATCCTAACCCTGAAGCAATGTTCTATGCTAACCCAAATCCAACAACCATCTTCAATACAGAAGTAGATTTCAATAATTTGTCAACTCCTGGCGCTAATACCTATTACTGGTCTTTCACCGGTGGAAATCCAACTAGTTCAATGGATGAAAGTCCAACCGTTGTTTACCCGGAAGGTATAGCCAATGAATATCCGGTTCAGCTGATTGTGGTGAATGAATTTAACTGCCCAGATACCGTTGTAGGAATTGTAGACGTACAAAGTGATATCCTCATTTTTGCTCCAAACGCTTTCACACCAGATGGTGATGAATTCAATGAGACATGGAGAATTTATATTGATGGTATTGATATCTATGATTTCCACCTGACAGTATTTAATCGCTGGGGTGAAATTGTTTGGGAATCATACAACCCTGAAGGACAGTGGGACGGAACATACGGTTCTACAAAGGCAAAAACAGGCACCTATGTGTGGGTGATTGAAGCAAAAGATAAATTCTCTGATAAAAAAGTTGAATGGCGCGGACACGTTACCGTTCTGAAATAACTTAGTTTGATTTTTAAAGAAGCCCGGGTAACTACCTGGGTTTTTTTATTTTATTCAATTTAGCATTTCTTGTAAATTCATTTCTGTTTGAACTTTTTACTTTGCTTACTTTTACATCGGTAGGATATTCAATCTTATCTGTTATACAAGTTTTTGATCTATGCAGTTTGAAAAAAATGTTTTAATTACGGGCGGCGCAGGATTTATTGGTTCACATGTGGTGCGCCTATTTGTAAATAAATATCCGCAGTATAAAATTTTCAATCTTGATAAATTAACCTATGCCGGCAATCTTGACAACCTGCGTGATGTTGAGAAAAAATCAAACTATGAATTTATCAAAGCAGACATTCAAGACAAAGACAAATTAGTTCAAATTTTTGAGCAAAGAAAAATCACACACGTAGTTCATCTTGCTGCAGAATCTCATGTTGACAGATCAATCAGCGGCCCCGTAGAATTTATCATGACCAATATTGTTGGTACCGTAAATTTGCTTGAGGCAGCAAGAAGTTTTTGGAAAGATGGTGACCATATTTTTTATCATGTTTCAACCGATGAAGTATATGGTTCGCTTGGTGCTGAAGGATTTTTCACGGAAGAAACCGCGTATGATCCACGCAGCCCCTACTCAGCATCCAAGGCAAGTTCAGACCACCTGGTGAGAGCGTATTTTCACACCTACAAATTGCCGATTAAAATTTCAAATTGCTCTAATAATTATGGGGGTCATCATTTTCCTGAAAAATTGATTCCGTTGATGATTAATAATATTCAGCACAATAAACCATTACCGGTTTATGGTAAAGGAGAAAATGTGCGTGATTGGTTGTGGGTTGAAGATCACGCGCGGGCAATTGATTTGATTTTTCATCACGGTAAAGTAGGGGAATCATACAACGTAGGCGGACATAATGAATGGAAAAACATTGATTTGGTAAAATTTTTATGTCGCCTCATGGATCGGAAATTGAATCGCGCCGAAGGCACTTCGGAAAAATTGATCACGTATGTAACAGATCGCGCAGGGCATGATTTGCGTTATGCTATTGATGCTTCCAAAATTGAAAAAGAATTAGGATGGAAACCAACCATTCAATTTGAAGAAGGATTAGAAAAAACAGTTGACTGGTATTTAGAAAATCAAGCTTGGATTCAGAATGTCACTTCAGGCGCCTATCAAAAATATTATCAGCAACATTATGAGAATCGTTGAGAAAAAAATTCCATTTCTCTAAGTTTGTGCTGGTAGTTTGTTAGGAATCGTATACCATTTAATTAGTCACCAAGGTATCTGTTTCATTCAAGTGATTGTACATTTCTTTGTGAAGATACTCAGGTAAAAAAACATCTTGTGTACTGCGCGCACCTAAAACAAGTACAATTAAAATGCTGGGGCGTTGGTATGATTTACGATAATCAGGTATGGGTTTAACGGCTATCCCCATCGTTCTAAAATCATTTGAAAAAATTATCCTGCGCAGCTCACCTGATGAAATTTTATCTGAGAAATTAACAAGTAATTGTTGTTCTGAAATCGGGTACACTGGTTCAGGTTCCAAATTTTTTGATTCTGATTTTTTTGGAATTTTCCCTTTGTAACAGTTGATGGGACTGCTGCCAACAAAATTATCGTAGTAATATGCATCACCCAATTCTAAATCCAGAATATCTAATTTGAAGGCAAAAATTTCACATGCCTTGTATTTTGAATGATCACGTTGCAGAATGTATTTAACTGAGCGTCGTTCTTTTCTGCAACGGTCTGTATTTATTTTTCTGCTGTCGGACATGCCGGCTAGAAGTGTCTGCGCTATTTGCGAGTAAAGCGTATCCGTGATAAAAATATTTCTCTTTTTCTTTGTTCTTAAGGCGTTGGTTGCATCAAAAAGTATTGAATTGAAATGTTCATATTCAAATTGATTCAGCCGAATAGGTGAACTGCTTGCCGTTTCAGTTTCAGCTTGCGGAATTGATGGCTGCACCTGATGAACACGCTTATAAAATCGCTTGCTGTAATCAGATTGGCAAGACAGAAAAATAAATAATATGACAAGGCTGATACTACTCCGCATGGATAAGAAAGTTGGCAAAACTTGATTTATTCATGTTTTCAATATTCAATAATTCAATTTCACAGATACCATTGTCACGTCGGTTAATCCAACTGTGATAGATGCCAACCAATACCGATGAAAGCATAACCGCAATAGTTGTTTTTGATCCTTTGTCAAAAAACGCTTCAGACCCCGGCGGAAAATTTATGACTGAATTTTTGTCGTGATCTATGATGATAATTTCTTTTGAATCGGCTTGCATCAAATCTCCGGCAGATTTGGTAATAAATTCACGACGAAGGTTTGTAGGACTCAACATACGCGATCGAATATCGCAATTCCATACTCCAAAGCCATCTATTTGAAAAGCTCTGACAACACTGCCTTCTCCGGCGTATGAGTTGAGGTAATCGGCTTCTGTTGCTCTCAATTCTTGTCTTGCTTTTTCTTCTTCAATAGCTCGTTTTTTTAACTCGTTTGCTCGTCTGGTAATTTCTGATTTCAACCGGTTTCTGTTTTTGGCCCGCAAGCGGCGTGATAGTTTCCAGTGACGAAGAAATCTCTTATAAAACAATTTTGATTCGTTCATTTTTTGACTCGATGTCAATTCTTTTGGATACGTGTTTACAGGCAGTGATATAACGGTGTCTTTAAATAAAAAACTCATTAAAAACCGGTCATTTTCATGGTCGGGAATTAATTCAATATTGGCCAGATAATTTGGACCGGCACGACGATAAATCTTTGTTTTAGGAATACGCAAGCGTTCATATTTGTCTTCACAAAATTCATTCAAACTATCTAAGAAGTTGAAATAATATTTTGCACTGTCACCTTCAAATATCAATTTTTGCGAACCAAAAAAGTTACCTACGTAATCAGGTTCAAATACGCGCATATAATCTTCATTGTTATCGTTGGATTTATGTTTTGAAGATGAAAATTTTCTGAAAGTAATACTGAAACTCTCGTAATTATGATCCCATTTTACCACCGGAATAAACCGGTCAGTTTGAAACTGTATCTGCGAAAAAACAAACTCTTTAAAATCAATGGCAAGAATGGAATCAAGTTTTTCCTGATCATATTTGAACGGCTGCACCACTTCATTTTCACCTTTTAATTGCCACACTCCGTTTTCATCTAATTGATACAAACTCATGCCCGGATTTGCGCTCATGCTGTTCATGTTTACTTCAATGGGTTGCTCAGGATTTATAAAAAGAGGGTTCCCCTGATTGTCTGTTGCCTCAATACTGAACATGCCTCCGGATGAGAATAGCATCGTTTCTCCATCTTCTGTTGCAGTCATGGTAATACCTGAGAAAAATATTTCAGCTGGATTTGAATAGGTTTGATACTCCATCTGCACTTCACCGGTATAATAATTTCCATTTTGATCAACTAGTGCATTGGCAGGTATTTTCAAATCCATAATTCCCAAATCAACTTCTATGTCTTTGCCGGCTACAAAGGTTGTTTGCTGCGGTGCTTCAACAAATTGTTCAAACGGTGGACTAATGCCAACATTTGGTGTAATGGGTTCTCTGCTCAACAGTTCAATATCAGGTCGTGATTCAGCAAAAGCATCTACCTCATTACGCGGCAAGGGATTATTTCTTAAATCAATAAATTTTACAGATTTATTTTTTGCAAGCGGAGCCAAACTGAATGTGCCGCAATTCACCAGCGTGATGCTATCTGTTTTCAAATCTAAAAATGGAACCAGCTGGTCTGCCGGAATATTATGAAATTCAATTTGCCCGGGATTAGAATATGTATTCAATAAATCTACTAATACGTCTGGCTTTTCAAAAATACAGGCGTCAAATACAAGATGCTGAATGGGTGTAGAATTTATTGCTCTTGGAAATTCACGAATAGTAGAATTTTTTACTGTGAGTTTATGTGTGTTCAACAGGCTGAAATCTTTTGGAAAATAATCCACATGACTTATTGTAAGTTCATCCAGTTTATCAAAGAAACTCAAGGTGAATAATACGGCAGAAGTTTTAACTGCAGTATTACCATCCAAATATATTTTTTTTAATGACCACCAGTATCCTGTCACCCATCCCATTTCATGCAGTTCATTTTGTGAAATATCAATGGTTTTCAAATTTGAAAGTTCCATCATGGAGTAGGGGAGATTGGTGAGCCGGTTGTTTGAAAGCAAACAGGTGGTCAGATTTTTTTGTTTCCCTAAATTTTCAGGCAAATTCAATAAACCACATGATGATAAATCAAGATGAGAAAGATTGAATGTTGCTGTTTCAAAAACTTCGTTCAAATCACTTGCGCTTAATCCCTGATTTGAGGATAAGTCTAAATACTTTAAATTTTTTAATTGAGCTAAACCTGCGGGCAATTTCATGATTCCGTTGTTAGATAAGTTTAGCACCTGCAAATTGCTGCACAATAAAATTTCTGACGGAAACACTGTGAGTCCTTGGTAGCTTAAATCTATTTCAGTAATGCTGCCTTCTTTGCCTTGAATGTCTTTTAAATCAGTTACCCGCGTTGCAAATGAGAAAGAATGAAAGCAAACGAGCAGAATAATGGTTTTACATATTTTCATGGCGAAAAAAATTTCGTGAATAATTCAGTTTCATTTTTAATCAGTCTCAGGTATCATGATGTCATGAAAGGTGAAGCTGTAGTTATTAATGTCAGATAAAAGAATTAGTAACTATAATCAAACGGCTTATAACGTACTTTCTTCTCTTGGTTAACGAATATTTAACATATTTTACTTTGAATCACCTCTCTGCCAATGGCGCTTTATGCTTACTTCGGATGGATTTGTTGCTTCACTCACCAAAGTTCAAGAGCTTTTTTTGTAACTTGCACTAAATGATAGAGATCAATCTGAAAATTTGTAAGCGATACCATAACCGAATCAAATTCTTGATATTATGAATAAACTGTTATTCTTTTTTGTACTGACTGCATTTTCTCAATTGTCTTATTCGCAAGATAACGACGGTGATGGAATACCTAATAGTTTTGAAATTTCAAATGGTCTTGATCCAAATGATTGTGACACGGATGATGACGGATTAAATGACTATGAGGATTATTTTGATTATAACTGTAATCCTCTTGAATCTGATACTGATGGAGATGGCATACAGGATGGAACTGAACTTGGATTTACTGCAGGATGTTCTGATACAGATTTAGGAATTTTCATACAGGATGCTGACCCAGTTTATGTAACTGACCCCAATAATACAGATTCTGATTCTGATGGATTACCCGATGGTGATGAAGATGTCAACCACAATGGCTCTGATGATGCAGGCACTGAAACTAATGCCTCAATGATGGATTCAGACGCTGATGGACTAATTGATGGGCAAGAAGTTTTTAATTACCTCACTGATCCGCTTGATTTGGATACAGACGATGGTGGGGCATCCGATGGCGCTGAAGTCAATACTTATGGCACAGATCCACTCAATAGCGCAGACGATATTTTTGCCTTGGATTCAGATGGAGATTTTTTAACTGACGGATTTGAAATTGGAATAGGAACAAATCCTGCAGATGATGATACAGATGATGATGGACTAACTGACGGAAATGAGGTAAATAGTTATGGAACTAATCCTTTACTTTTTGATACTGATGGAGGTGGTGCAGGTGATGGTATGGAAATTCTTGCCTCTACAAATCCACTTGATAATGCTGATGATGCGGGTGCTGGTGATGCTGATGGCGATGGACTCCCTCTTAATCTTGAAAATAGTTTAGGGCTATCTGATACTGATTGTGATTTTGATGATGATGGTCTTTCTGACGGAACAGAATATCTAAATGAAGGCACTAATCCTTTTCTTTTTAGCACAGATGCTGATGGAATTTCTGATGGTGTAGAACTTGGACTTTCTGCTCCTGAATGCTCAGGGACTGATCTTGGATTTTTTATTGCTGATGCGGATCCTGCAACAATTACTAATCCATTTTTAATGGATAGCGATTACGATTGGCTTGATGATAATCTTGAAGATGTCAATGCCAATGGCGCCGCTGATGGATCTGAGACAGACGCCGCAGATTGGGATTCGGATGATGATGATTTAGGAGATGGTGAAGAATTGTCATCAAGCGGAACAGATCCAAATGACGCTGATACGGATGATGGCGGAGCGCCTGATGGGTTAGAATATCAAAATGGTTACAACCCAAATGATCCGACGGATGATGATAATGATCTCGATTTTCTCAGCAATCTTGATGAAATTGCCGCCGGCACTGACCCCAATGATCCAGACACCGATGATGATTGGTTGGATGATTATGACGAAGTAAGTAACTATGGAACAAATCCACTTGACAGCGATACAGATGATGGTGGAGATATTGACGGACATGAAATTGATCAAGGCTCTGATCCTCTTGATCCGGCTGATGATGATAATGATGCAGATGGTTTATCAAATTTAGATGAAGTAACCTATGGAACTAATCCGGCAGATAGTGACTCAGACGATGATTATCTAACCGATGGTCAAGAAGTAAATATTTATTCTACTGACCCATTGGATTCTGATTCAGATGACGGTGGTGTTAGTGATGGTGATGA
Proteins encoded in this region:
- a CDS encoding gliding motility-associated C-terminal domain-containing protein, with protein sequence MKTNWLNRNLLVIALLAGGAIQGFSQTTVSFPFTGAPTSWTVPNCVTSITITVAGAQGGNALDGASYTGSAGTPVLGGEGAVVTATIPVTPGDVIDINVGGQGTIGGPGYNGGGTGNFSTDGNLVNGSAGGGGSTNVNLNGSPIIIAAGGGGAGGGSYSFGAETNIGGDGGCATGQAPSPGSPWIGTGGGGGTQFAPGAGGAPWAGVPTGGFAGVGGTGGQGGIWQTAPGGGGGGGYFGGGGGGNDGCCTGANGGAGGGGGSSLVPGGAGCTQGANTGNGYVTITYTGGGSTASLSPAAICEGSTTTLSLVGSVSPFNWESSSDGGVTWTTMPGATTTPYVTGALSQDMCYRAFEPGGGCSGTSYSNVICVTVNPMPTPNAGLDDTICFPTGYVLQGTSAGGTTAWTQYTGAGATAFAPSAAVLNATATPTAAGAYQYILSESDPSGICPAGKDTVAIFFADENHTTSFTDPTCNGYADGSITITSTGNIGAINYSYDGGASYVASNTSGLTMPAGTYTVISEDYFGCSHQSVVTLTDPPLVIVSVSNDTTVCENGTATVSASATGGTTYSYHWSMTADLGAVQTVSPTVAENITVFAENEVGCVSAPLDIDITLHAPITATITVNDSICPGYDSQHTVVPAGGYMGYNYAWTANGSAIMAVNPVLDINPTSNTNYCVTVTDACESTPRVVCTATIMREVPNPIFTSDTTQGCSPTIIEFQDLTTLMAPAYVDSVTWIIEGIMYHDLVPFSHTFVNVGSYDIWFEVYTNYGCHNSITVDDYITVHPNPEAMFYANPNPTTIFNTEVDFNNLSTPGANTYYWSFTGGNPTSSMDESPTVVYPEGIANEYPVQLIVVNEFNCPDTVVGIVDVQSDILIFAPNAFTPDGDEFNETWRIYIDGIDIYDFHLTVFNRWGEIVWESYNPEGQWDGTYGSTKAKTGTYVWVIEAKDKFSDKKVEWRGHVTVLK
- the rfbB gene encoding dTDP-glucose 4,6-dehydratase, which gives rise to MQFEKNVLITGGAGFIGSHVVRLFVNKYPQYKIFNLDKLTYAGNLDNLRDVEKKSNYEFIKADIQDKDKLVQIFEQRKITHVVHLAAESHVDRSISGPVEFIMTNIVGTVNLLEAARSFWKDGDHIFYHVSTDEVYGSLGAEGFFTEETAYDPRSPYSASKASSDHLVRAYFHTYKLPIKISNCSNNYGGHHFPEKLIPLMINNIQHNKPLPVYGKGENVRDWLWVEDHARAIDLIFHHGKVGESYNVGGHNEWKNIDLVKFLCRLMDRKLNRAEGTSEKLITYVTDRAGHDLRYAIDASKIEKELGWKPTIQFEEGLEKTVDWYLENQAWIQNVTSGAYQKYYQQHYENR
- a CDS encoding leucine-rich repeat domain-containing protein: MKICKTIILLVCFHSFSFATRVTDLKDIQGKEGSITEIDLSYQGLTVFPSEILLCSNLQVLNLSNNGIMKLPAGLAQLKNLKYLDLSSNQGLSASDLNEVFETATFNLSHLDLSSCGLLNLPENLGKQKNLTTCLLSNNRLTNLPYSMMELSNLKTIDISQNELHEMGWVTGYWWSLKKIYLDGNTAVKTSAVLFTLSFFDKLDELTISHVDYFPKDFSLLNTHKLTVKNSTIREFPRAINSTPIQHLVFDACIFEKPDVLVDLLNTYSNPGQIEFHNIPADQLVPFLDLKTDSITLVNCGTFSLAPLAKNKSVKFIDLRNNPLPRNEVDAFAESRPDIELLSREPITPNVGISPPFEQFVEAPQQTTFVAGKDIEVDLGIMDLKIPANALVDQNGNYYTGEVQMEYQTYSNPAEIFFSGITMTATEDGETMLFSSGGMFSIEATDNQGNPLFINPEQPIEVNMNSMSANPGMSLYQLDENGVWQLKGENEVVQPFKYDQEKLDSILAIDFKEFVFSQIQFQTDRFIPVVKWDHNYESFSITFRKFSSSKHKSNDNNEDYMRVFEPDYVGNFFGSQKLIFEGDSAKYYFNFLDSLNEFCEDKYERLRIPKTKIYRRAGPNYLANIELIPDHENDRFLMSFLFKDTVISLPVNTYPKELTSSQKMNESKLFYKRFLRHWKLSRRLRAKNRNRLKSEITRRANELKKRAIEEEKARQELRATEADYLNSYAGEGSVVRAFQIDGFGVWNCDIRSRMLSPTNLRREFITKSAGDLMQADSKEIIIIDHDKNSVINFPPGSEAFFDKGSKTTIAVMLSSVLVGIYHSWINRRDNGICEIELLNIENMNKSSFANFLIHAE
- a CDS encoding T9SS type A sorting domain-containing protein codes for the protein MNKLLFFFVLTAFSQLSYSQDNDGDGIPNSFEISNGLDPNDCDTDDDGLNDYEDYFDYNCNPLESDTDGDGIQDGTELGFTAGCSDTDLGIFIQDADPVYVTDPNNTDSDSDGLPDGDEDVNHNGSDDAGTETNASMMDSDADGLIDGQEVFNYLTDPLDLDTDDGGASDGAEVNTYGTDPLNSADDIFALDSDGDFLTDGFEIGIGTNPADDDTDDDGLTDGNEVNSYGTNPLLFDTDGGGAGDGMEILASTNPLDNADDAGAGDADGDGLPLNLENSLGLSDTDCDFDDDGLSDGTEYLNEGTNPFLFSTDADGISDGVELGLSAPECSGTDLGFFIADADPATITNPFLMDSDYDWLDDNLEDVNANGAADGSETDAADWDSDDDDLGDGEELSSSGTDPNDADTDDGGAPDGLEYQNGYNPNDPTDDDNDLDFLSNLDEIAAGTDPNDPDTDDDWLDDYDEVSNYGTNPLDSDTDDGGDIDGHEIDQGSDPLDPADDDNDADGLSNLDEVTYGTNPADSDSDDDYLTDGQEVNIYSTDPLDSDSDDGGVSDGDEVNASTNPNDGSDDALAGDDDSDGLSNAQEIIYGSDPMDTDSDDDGLTDGAEVNIYGTNPMDTDSDDDLLDDGLEVAMYDTNPAVYDTDSGGIGDGQEVLFDSTNPNDGSDDNVVPDYDLDNDGLTDAEENLIGTNPNDTDSDDDGLSDFDEYIIYQSDPLNPDSDYDGLLDGYEISIGTNPNNNDTDGDGLGDFTEVNTTDTDPADADTDDDGLTDFFELNVSMTDPLLADSDGGGTNDGQELVNGTDPNDNSDDFLGVVTFSGPEIKVYPNPAENFLMVSCHEEIEIMRIISSDGKTLASYLVSDFSKQIEISQLQPGTYFIVVYTAEHQFNMTFIKK